One Sphaerisporangium krabiense DNA segment encodes these proteins:
- a CDS encoding cold-shock protein, translated as MAQGTVKWFNADKGYGFIAVDGGKDVFVHYSAILAEGYRSLEQGQRVEFEITQGQKGPQAESVRTV; from the coding sequence GTGGCGCAGGGCACCGTCAAATGGTTTAACGCGGACAAGGGCTACGGCTTCATCGCGGTAGACGGTGGTAAGGACGTGTTTGTCCACTACTCAGCGATCCTGGCGGAGGGATACCGTTCCCTCGAACAGGGTCAGCGGGTGGAGTTCGAGATCACACAGGGCCAGAAGGGTCCGCAGGCCGAGTCCGTACGGACTGTGTGA
- the groL gene encoding chaperonin GroEL (60 kDa chaperone family; promotes refolding of misfolded polypeptides especially under stressful conditions; forms two stacked rings of heptamers to form a barrel-shaped 14mer; ends can be capped by GroES; misfolded proteins enter the barrel where they are refolded when GroES binds) produces the protein MAAKMIAFNEDARRGLERGMNQLADAVKVTLGPKGRNVVLEKKWGAPTITNDGVSIAKEIELEDPWEKIGAELVKEVAKKTDDVAGDGTTTATVLAQALVREGLRNVAAGANPMSLKRGIEAAVERVSEELSKIAKDVETKEQIASTASISAGDTQIGEMIAEAMDKVGKEGVITVEESNAFGLELELTEGMRFDKGYISGYFVTDPERMEAVLDDAYILIVNGKVSANKDLLPLLDKVVQSGKPLVIIAEDVEGEALATLVVNKIRGLFKSVAVKAPGFGDRRKAMLGDIATLTGGQVISEEVGLKLETATLDLLGRARQVIITKDETTIVDGAGDPEQIAGRVNQIRAEIENTDSDYDREKLQERLAKLAGGVAVIKAGAATEVELKERKHRIEDAVRNAKAAVEEGIVPGGGVALIQAGAKAFDKLELFNDEATGASIVRKALEEPLKQIAVNAGLEGGVVVEKVRNLEAGVGLNAATGEYVNLLDAGIIDPAKVTRSALQNAASIAALFLTTEAVIAEKPEKEKAPAVPGGGGDMDF, from the coding sequence ATGGCAGCCAAGATGATCGCGTTCAACGAGGACGCCCGGCGCGGTCTCGAGCGCGGTATGAACCAGCTCGCCGACGCCGTCAAGGTGACCCTTGGGCCCAAGGGCCGCAACGTCGTGCTGGAGAAGAAGTGGGGCGCGCCCACCATCACCAACGACGGTGTCTCCATCGCCAAGGAGATCGAGCTCGAGGACCCGTGGGAGAAGATCGGGGCCGAGCTCGTCAAGGAAGTCGCCAAGAAGACCGACGACGTCGCCGGTGACGGCACCACCACCGCCACCGTGCTCGCCCAGGCGCTGGTACGCGAGGGGCTGCGCAACGTCGCCGCCGGCGCCAACCCGATGTCCCTCAAGCGGGGCATCGAGGCGGCCGTCGAGCGCGTGAGCGAAGAGCTCTCCAAGATTGCCAAGGACGTGGAGACCAAGGAGCAGATCGCCTCCACCGCCTCCATCTCCGCCGGCGACACCCAGATCGGCGAGATGATCGCCGAGGCGATGGACAAGGTCGGCAAGGAAGGCGTCATCACCGTCGAGGAGAGCAACGCCTTCGGGCTCGAGCTCGAGCTCACCGAGGGTATGCGCTTCGACAAGGGCTACATCTCCGGGTACTTCGTGACCGACCCGGAGCGCATGGAGGCCGTCCTCGACGACGCCTACATCCTCATCGTCAACGGCAAGGTCTCCGCCAACAAGGACCTGCTGCCCCTGCTCGACAAGGTCGTGCAGTCCGGCAAGCCGCTCGTCATCATCGCCGAGGACGTCGAGGGCGAGGCCCTGGCCACCCTGGTCGTCAACAAGATCCGCGGCCTGTTCAAGTCCGTCGCGGTGAAGGCTCCCGGCTTCGGCGACCGCCGCAAGGCCATGCTCGGCGACATCGCCACCCTCACCGGCGGCCAGGTCATCAGCGAGGAGGTCGGCCTCAAGCTGGAGACCGCCACCCTCGACCTGCTGGGCCGCGCTCGCCAGGTCATCATCACCAAGGACGAGACCACCATCGTCGACGGTGCCGGCGACCCCGAGCAGATCGCGGGCCGCGTGAACCAGATCCGCGCCGAGATCGAGAACACCGACTCGGACTACGACCGCGAGAAGCTGCAGGAGCGCCTGGCCAAGCTGGCCGGCGGCGTGGCCGTCATCAAGGCCGGCGCGGCGACCGAGGTCGAGCTCAAGGAGCGCAAGCACCGCATCGAGGACGCCGTCCGCAACGCCAAGGCGGCCGTCGAGGAGGGCATCGTCCCCGGCGGTGGCGTGGCGCTGATCCAGGCGGGCGCGAAGGCGTTCGACAAGCTGGAGCTCTTCAACGACGAGGCCACCGGCGCCTCGATCGTCCGCAAGGCGCTGGAGGAGCCCCTCAAGCAGATCGCCGTGAACGCCGGCCTCGAGGGCGGCGTCGTGGTGGAGAAGGTCCGCAACCTGGAGGCGGGCGTCGGTCTGAACGCCGCCACGGGCGAGTACGTGAACCTGCTCGACGCGGGCATCATCGACCCGGCCAAGGTGACCCGTTCCGCGCTGCAGAACGCCGCCTCGATCGCGGCCCTGTTCCTCACCACCGAGGCCGTCATCGCCGAGAAGCCGGAGAAGGAGAAGGCTCCGGCCGTCCCCGGTGGCGGCGGCGACATGGACTTCTGA
- a CDS encoding TetR/AcrR family transcriptional regulator: MDGDPGLRERKKRQTRQLISDVASSLFLTKGFDNVTVTEIAEAVNVSPKTVFNYFPRKEDLFLDRLPEALDLITGAVRDRPPDVEPLTALRRLFVGLVRQGHPLGGVGEGYDAFWRVVAGSPALLARVRESVQETESVLAAALAEAAGADPGDPWQKMTAAFVVTVYRTTYAESARRLIAGDPAAEVAEDHVALLERGFDALERAVEGR; encoded by the coding sequence GTGGACGGTGACCCAGGGCTTCGCGAGCGCAAGAAGCGGCAGACACGGCAGTTGATCTCGGACGTGGCCTCGTCCCTGTTCCTCACGAAGGGCTTCGACAACGTCACGGTCACCGAGATCGCCGAGGCGGTGAACGTCTCCCCCAAGACGGTCTTCAACTACTTCCCACGCAAAGAGGACCTGTTCCTGGACCGGCTGCCCGAGGCGCTCGACCTGATCACCGGCGCCGTCCGCGACCGGCCGCCGGATGTCGAGCCGCTGACCGCGCTGCGCCGGCTGTTCGTCGGCCTGGTGCGCCAGGGACATCCGCTGGGCGGCGTGGGCGAGGGGTACGACGCCTTCTGGCGCGTGGTGGCCGGCTCACCGGCCCTGCTGGCGCGCGTCCGCGAGTCGGTCCAGGAGACCGAGAGCGTCCTCGCCGCCGCGCTGGCCGAGGCCGCGGGGGCGGACCCCGGCGATCCGTGGCAGAAGATGACCGCCGCCTTCGTCGTCACGGTCTACCGCACGACGTACGCCGAGAGCGCGCGCAGGCTCATCGCGGGCGACCCCGCCGCCGAGGTCGCCGAGGACCACGTCGCCCTGCTGGAGCGCGGATTCGACGCGCTGGAACGCGCCGTCGAGGGCCGCTGA
- a CDS encoding FAD-dependent monooxygenase, which translates to MTDDVDVLVAGAGPVGLMLACELALAGVSALVVERRHEIDPTIKAGALNTPSVEALYRRGLLDELREAQARNMEQFAAFMRQRAGGDGPAGGPPRTPPRFAGHFAGIMLRADLLDGDDPDLAGHGPADAIGLVNQQQLEEILAAWAGRLGVRVRRGAELTGFTADDTGVTVTVRDGSADGQGESAVRCRWLVGCDGGRSTVRKLAGFEFPGTDPEITAYQALAEMSGTEALGVGWHVTPTGVYAHGPVPGRILTVQFTGPRAERDAPVTAEELEASIRHVTGAEVTVGEIRTATRFTDNARQASTYRLGRVLLAGDAAHVHSPFGGQGLNLGLGDAVNLGWKLAATVRGRAPEGLLDTYTAERHPIGAWVLDWTRAQVSVMRPDSHGRAMRQVVQDLAGTVTGTTYFAKRISGVWQRYAIPGDHPLVGASAPDLVFADGVTLAGHLREGRAVLFDLTGDLAPVAAGHRDRVTVVAAACPERPELAGLLVRPDGFVAWAGDAGAADIGALERALTMWFGAPVAVLA; encoded by the coding sequence ATGACGGACGATGTGGACGTGCTGGTCGCGGGCGCGGGACCCGTGGGGCTGATGCTGGCTTGCGAACTGGCGCTCGCCGGCGTCTCGGCGCTGGTCGTCGAGCGGCGCCACGAGATCGACCCCACGATCAAGGCGGGAGCGTTGAACACCCCGTCGGTGGAGGCGCTGTACCGGCGCGGCCTGCTGGACGAGCTGCGGGAGGCGCAGGCACGCAATATGGAGCAGTTCGCCGCCTTCATGCGGCAGCGGGCGGGCGGCGACGGACCGGCCGGCGGGCCCCCGCGCACGCCGCCCCGGTTCGCGGGCCACTTCGCCGGCATCATGCTCCGCGCCGACCTGCTGGACGGCGACGACCCGGACCTGGCGGGCCACGGCCCCGCCGACGCGATCGGCCTGGTCAACCAGCAGCAGCTCGAAGAGATCCTCGCCGCGTGGGCCGGCCGCCTCGGGGTGCGGGTGCGCCGGGGCGCCGAGCTGACCGGCTTCACGGCCGACGACACGGGCGTGACGGTGACGGTCCGCGACGGGAGTGCGGACGGTCAGGGCGAGAGCGCGGTCCGGTGCCGGTGGCTGGTCGGCTGCGACGGGGGCAGGAGCACGGTGCGGAAGCTCGCCGGCTTCGAGTTCCCCGGCACCGATCCGGAGATCACCGCCTACCAGGCCCTGGCCGAGATGTCGGGCACCGAGGCGCTCGGCGTCGGCTGGCACGTCACCCCCACCGGCGTGTACGCCCACGGCCCCGTGCCGGGCCGCATCCTGACCGTCCAGTTCACCGGGCCCCGCGCCGAGCGCGACGCCCCCGTCACGGCCGAGGAGCTGGAGGCGTCGATCCGGCACGTCACCGGGGCCGAGGTGACCGTGGGCGAGATCAGGACGGCCACGCGGTTCACCGACAACGCGCGCCAGGCGAGCACGTACCGCCTCGGCCGCGTCCTGCTCGCGGGCGACGCCGCCCACGTCCATTCCCCGTTCGGCGGGCAAGGGCTGAACCTCGGCCTCGGGGACGCGGTGAACCTCGGCTGGAAGCTGGCCGCCACCGTGCGCGGCCGGGCCCCGGAGGGGCTGCTCGACACCTACACCGCCGAGCGGCACCCGATCGGCGCGTGGGTGCTGGACTGGACGCGCGCCCAGGTGTCGGTGATGCGCCCGGACTCCCACGGCCGGGCGATGCGGCAGGTGGTCCAGGACCTGGCCGGCACCGTCACCGGGACCACCTACTTCGCCAAGCGCATCTCCGGCGTCTGGCAGCGGTACGCCATCCCCGGCGACCACCCGCTCGTGGGCGCGAGCGCCCCCGACCTCGTCTTCGCCGACGGCGTCACGCTCGCCGGCCATCTGCGCGAGGGCCGTGCCGTGCTGTTCGATCTCACCGGGGACCTCGCGCCGGTGGCCGCCGGGCACCGCGACCGCGTGACCGTGGTCGCCGCCGCCTGCCCGGAACGTCCAGAGCTGGCGGGGTTGCTCGTCCGGCCGGACGGGTTCGTCGCCTGGGCCGGCGACGCGGGCGCGGCCGACATCGGGGCCTTGGAGCGGGCGCTGACCATGTGGTTCGGCGCGCCGGTCGCCGTGCTCGCGTGA
- a CDS encoding TetR/AcrR family transcriptional regulator gives MGEQLGLRERKKRETRQRIADIAMGLFMARGFDQVTVAEVARTADVSVNTVFNYFRTKEDLFLDRMELVEDMPSRVVRERRPGESVVAAARRAFLERLDARDWSSGMNEGADVFTRMVEQSASLTARVRELGERQEEALARTLADETDADPDDMTPWLVAAQLSAVTRRLTAHAMRRRMAGEDAERVIADLRAHAEAAFDLLEKGIGAYGAR, from the coding sequence ATGGGAGAGCAACTCGGCCTGCGCGAGCGCAAGAAGCGCGAGACCCGGCAGCGCATCGCGGACATCGCCATGGGCCTGTTCATGGCCCGCGGCTTCGATCAGGTCACCGTCGCCGAGGTCGCCCGGACGGCCGACGTCTCCGTCAACACGGTGTTCAACTATTTCCGGACCAAGGAGGACCTGTTCCTCGACCGCATGGAGCTGGTCGAGGACATGCCGTCCCGCGTCGTGCGCGAGCGGCGGCCCGGGGAGTCCGTGGTGGCCGCGGCCCGGCGCGCCTTCCTCGAACGCCTCGACGCCCGCGACTGGAGCAGCGGCATGAACGAGGGGGCGGACGTCTTCACCCGCATGGTGGAGCAGAGCGCCTCGCTGACGGCCCGCGTGCGCGAGCTGGGCGAGCGCCAGGAGGAGGCGCTCGCCCGCACCCTGGCCGACGAGACCGACGCCGACCCCGACGACATGACGCCCTGGCTCGTCGCCGCCCAGCTCTCCGCGGTCACCCGGCGGCTTACCGCGCACGCGATGCGGCGCAGGATGGCGGGCGAGGACGCCGAACGGGTCATCGCCGACCTGCGCGCCCACGCGGAGGCCGCCTTCGACCTGCTGGAGAAGGGCATCGGCGCCTACGGCGCCCGCTGA